Below is a window of Cryobacterium sp. PAMC25264 DNA.
GCTGAAGATGTCCGACCAGGGCCCAGGGGGAGCCTGCTCGACGAGCTCCCGCAGGGTGGCATCCTGCGGAGTTCCCCACTCCACGGCGACCGCGGCAACCTCCACCGACCGGCCGAGCCCCGCCTCGCGCACGAGCTCGAGAACCTGTTCCACTTCGCGGGTCGCATGCTGCACCCAGCGCGAGCGACCTGCGCTCAGGAGGAGCTGTTCCTCGTCGAGCTTGAACACCAGCAGCTCAAGCAGCTCGCGTTCCCGCCACAGCAGTGCGGACAATTCGTTTGCACCCACGTCGTCACTGCCTTTCCGCCCCTGCCGGCTCGTTGCTCTATCGTACGATTCCCTGCCCGTTCGAGAGCACTATCGGCCGGAAGCGGCCCGTCGTTAGGCCCGCAGGACTCTTTTCCTCGCCTTCGCACGTCGCCGTGTCCTCCTAAATGAGGACAGTCGCAGCCCCGGACTGGGGGCAGGTCGAGCGTGGAATCGCCGGGCGCGTTCGTTAGCGTGTTAGCA
It encodes the following:
- a CDS encoding flagellar protein FlgN — protein: MGANELSALLWRERELLELLVFKLDEEQLLLSAGRSRWVQHATREVEQVLELVREAGLGRSVEVAAVAVEWGTPQDATLRELVEQAPPGPWSDIFSAHLAAMTDLIGQIRNLRDVNEQFLRSAARYTQESLAGADAQATTYDSRGASGAPTTGARLFDQSL